In a genomic window of Mycoplasma iguanae:
- the ftsY gene encoding signal recognition particle-docking protein FtsY, which yields MKKTGSSFSQRIIELQNAYNEIDEDFFDELEEILIMSDVSVSLVDLIIDQVKKEVKKENISDPKLIGEILTDKIFVIYANNDTVDTRLNIENDRLNIVMLIGVNGSGKTTSIAKIAHKLKQENKKILIAAGDTFRAAAVEQLNVWAERIGVDIITPNQKETDPASIVYRSLDKALDENYDVLIIDTSGRLQNKVNLMKELEKMNAIIEKKVPGAPHEVLLTIDATTGQNGVIQAKGFKEITNLSGIILTKMDGTSKGGIVLSIKNETGVNVKLIGLGEKLDDLHEFDLDLFIYGLTQNLIEQDK from the coding sequence ATGAAAAAAACAGGTTCTTCATTTTCGCAAAGAATTATTGAATTGCAAAATGCTTATAATGAAATTGATGAAGATTTTTTTGATGAACTAGAAGAAATTTTAATTATGTCAGATGTTTCAGTATCTTTAGTTGATTTAATTATTGATCAAGTAAAAAAAGAAGTAAAAAAAGAAAATATTTCAGATCCAAAATTAATTGGTGAAATATTAACAGATAAAATTTTTGTTATTTATGCAAATAATGACACAGTCGACACAAGACTAAATATCGAAAATGACAGACTGAATATTGTGATGTTAATCGGGGTAAATGGTTCTGGAAAAACAACTTCAATTGCCAAAATTGCACACAAATTAAAGCAAGAAAATAAAAAAATTTTAATTGCTGCAGGTGATACATTTAGAGCTGCAGCAGTTGAACAGTTAAATGTTTGAGCAGAAAGAATTGGTGTTGATATCATTACACCAAACCAAAAAGAAACAGATCCAGCTTCAATTGTCTATCGTTCATTAGATAAAGCACTAGATGAAAATTATGATGTTTTAATCATCGATACTTCAGGAAGATTACAAAATAAAGTAAATTTAATGAAAGAATTAGAAAAAATGAATGCTATTATTGAAAAAAAAGTGCCAGGGGCACCACATGAAGTATTATTAACAATTGATGCAACAACTGGACAAAATGGAGTTATTCAAGCTAAAGGTTTTAAAGAAATAACTAATTTAAGTGGAATTATTTTGACAAAAATGGATGGAACATCTAAAGGTGGAATTGTCCTCTCCATAAAAAACGAAACCGGTGTTAATGTAAAACTAATCGGCTTAGGTGAAAAACTGGATGATTTACATGAATTTGATTTAGATTTATTCATTTATGGATTAACACAAAACTTAATAGAACAAGATAAATAA
- a CDS encoding Na/Pi cotransporter family protein: protein MKFTINSNSDIGLAIIIALAGIGLFVFTIKLLGNSLKALAGPKFRKVLLKIAKNRLLAVFFGMVFTTLIQSSDGAIAIIMGLLAAGLVDLRGAIAFLLGANIGTATTSLIVFFQSQLKFTNYFYVFIFIGVFGIVFARKETWNQLFSAIFAAGLVFLSLSILGMGVRAISDQDWFKNIVLGISSNYFGSYFFSIAFTGMLQSSSATVAIYQKVYESQPDIVGLWSAIALVLGANVGTTFTGLIISFASRDTNSKKIAVVWGLTNLSVSLLVMAGMWPYAKMIEAMNISGGTLQLSVAHLMFNVLLVSIYIWLVGPLDSLMHLIFRTKPKDQKINFLLLPPELIHQEPLLALEAAKNALMNLINKVNESVAYITNFLKTKDQQELSKYQENSEIIYIAKREIYAYLMKLSQKQLTNLATEEHMSLLLSTIAIGNVYDLSKEINNEIYKVFSKSKKTFLIEEKQQSEILELLELNTSIFEKITKQITKFSKKRSLEIKKMTNQTDDLSIAYFKNNVSRIKENSNSNIIELEKGFDYAVVLRTFEKMSHRLSKIKSYFKPKSTTKLNKKETIKASTV from the coding sequence TTGAAATTTACCATAAATAGTAATTCAGATATTGGATTAGCAATTATTATTGCTCTTGCAGGAATTGGATTATTCGTTTTTACGATTAAATTGTTAGGTAATTCCCTAAAAGCGCTTGCAGGACCTAAGTTCAGAAAAGTTCTTTTAAAAATTGCAAAGAATCGTTTACTTGCAGTATTTTTTGGGATGGTTTTTACCACCTTGATTCAATCTTCAGACGGAGCAATCGCCATAATTATGGGATTGTTGGCCGCTGGGCTTGTAGATCTTAGAGGTGCCATTGCCTTCTTATTGGGGGCCAATATTGGAACGGCAACAACTTCTTTAATTGTCTTTTTCCAAAGTCAATTAAAATTTACAAATTATTTCTATGTTTTCATCTTTATAGGAGTATTTGGAATTGTTTTTGCTCGTAAAGAAACTTGAAATCAACTATTTTCAGCCATTTTTGCAGCTGGTTTAGTGTTTCTTTCATTAAGTATTTTAGGAATGGGAGTTAGAGCCATTTCTGATCAAGATTGATTTAAAAACATTGTATTAGGAATTTCTTCAAACTACTTCGGAAGTTATTTCTTCTCTATTGCATTTACCGGAATGCTACAGTCCTCATCCGCCACTGTCGCCATTTATCAAAAGGTTTATGAATCACAACCTGACATAGTAGGTCTATGATCAGCTATTGCCTTAGTTTTAGGGGCAAACGTTGGAACAACTTTTACTGGTTTAATTATTTCTTTTGCTTCAAGAGATACAAACTCTAAAAAAATTGCTGTTGTTTGAGGGTTAACAAACTTATCTGTTTCTTTATTAGTAATGGCAGGAATGTGACCTTATGCAAAAATGATTGAAGCAATGAATATATCTGGAGGAACGTTACAATTAAGTGTTGCTCACTTAATGTTCAATGTTTTACTAGTAAGTATATATATTTGACTGGTAGGGCCTCTAGACTCCTTAATGCATTTAATATTTAGAACAAAACCTAAAGATCAAAAAATTAACTTTTTATTATTACCCCCAGAATTAATTCATCAAGAACCACTTTTGGCCTTAGAAGCAGCTAAGAATGCTTTAATGAATTTAATTAATAAAGTTAATGAATCTGTTGCCTATATTACTAATTTCTTAAAAACAAAAGATCAGCAAGAATTATCAAAATACCAAGAAAATTCAGAAATTATTTATATAGCAAAAAGAGAAATTTATGCTTATTTAATGAAATTAAGTCAAAAACAACTTACTAATTTAGCTACAGAAGAACACATGAGTTTACTGTTGTCTACTATAGCAATTGGTAATGTATATGATTTAAGTAAAGAAATTAACAATGAGATTTATAAAGTCTTTTCTAAATCTAAAAAAACATTTTTAATTGAAGAAAAACAACAATCAGAAATTTTAGAATTACTAGAATTAAATACATCAATTTTTGAAAAAATTACTAAACAAATTACTAAATTTAGTAAAAAAAGATCATTGGAAATTAAAAAAATGACAAACCAAACTGATGATTTATCAATTGCTTACTTTAAAAATAATGTTTCAAGAATCAAAGAAAATTCTAATTCAAACATTATAGAACTAGAAAAAGGTTTTGATTATGCAGTTGTGTTAAGAACCTTTGAAAAAATGAGTCACAGACTTTCAAAAATTAAGAGTTACTTTAAACCAAAAAGTACAACAAAATTGAATAAAAAAGAAACTATAAAAGCATCTACTGTTTAA
- the hinT gene encoding histidine triad protein HinT — translation MTEIFKKIISREIPANIIYEDDRIIAFLDINPVNIGHFLVVPKKYSVNLIDIEEEDFIYLISKARELALQQIKKMGVSGFKLHVNNGKESNQEVFHTHIHIIPSKK, via the coding sequence ATGACAGAAATATTTAAAAAAATTATTTCAAGAGAAATACCAGCAAACATAATTTACGAGGATGATAGGATAATCGCTTTTCTGGATATCAATCCAGTTAACATAGGGCATTTTTTAGTAGTACCTAAAAAATACTCTGTAAACTTAATTGATATTGAAGAAGAAGATTTCATATACTTAATTTCTAAGGCAAGAGAACTTGCATTACAACAAATTAAAAAAATGGGTGTTAGTGGTTTTAAATTGCATGTTAACAACGGGAAAGAATCTAATCAGGAAGTTTTCCATACTCATATACATATTATCCCGAGTAAAAAATAA
- a CDS encoding HinT-interacting membrane complex lipoprotein P60 yields the protein MANKLLLKRSLTFASLPVISLITLVSCSAPELSGEAQQQKQIILNNYQSLENNLLWDSILEYQYKNDDENFKVSEAFKDKNSKFYKDAWEAFDYYQTVSLKSDPVFFIQKISQWASLGALSQDGTAESNLETNQKLSLNYGQELTPQQFDLIWTNTKTGIQEQVKKMLIVKEYLTNAKEADIKNSTEYKDATANTSISNIYNNVLTKQKDFFLNISLLKDQIADVWEYNDSNAIEIATYSRYRISNYEDFNVLSQSKQSLVNQRQDSKIALNTNDSIDTSKLFSYKGLQKDKSGSGDMDYSINTLKKQYLTKAGWLDNTTSKIHSTNDLNKATFFNGKNEVSLTLKEESKTKTKFNITKEDFNLNTTSMDADIDYEISALYPDFNLNSVEKVINVVIKMTSKQNTLWVHFYSINVDWRNETIVYTPATDQKVNGYVSSLSVQSSDGKAIKMSYINKIVPLADEVVITGEGDNRKINAYFTLNNTPWSTDKQKTLLAFALVTLNDSYLNSALKFFEDLGFKVIDKNTKIFS from the coding sequence ATGGCCAATAAATTATTATTAAAAAGATCTTTAACTTTTGCTTCACTTCCTGTAATCAGTTTAATAACTTTAGTTTCTTGTTCTGCTCCTGAATTAAGTGGAGAAGCTCAGCAACAAAAACAAATAATTTTAAATAATTATCAAAGTTTAGAAAACAACCTTTTATGAGATTCTATTTTAGAATATCAATACAAAAATGATGATGAAAATTTTAAAGTTTCAGAAGCATTTAAAGATAAAAATAGTAAATTTTATAAAGATGCTTGGGAAGCATTTGATTACTATCAAACAGTATCATTAAAATCTGATCCAGTTTTCTTTATACAAAAAATTAGCCAATGAGCTAGTTTAGGTGCATTGTCTCAAGACGGAACAGCAGAATCTAATTTAGAAACAAACCAAAAACTTTCTTTAAATTATGGCCAAGAATTAACACCACAACAATTTGATTTAATTTGAACTAATACTAAAACTGGAATTCAAGAGCAAGTTAAAAAAATGTTAATTGTTAAAGAATATTTGACTAATGCTAAAGAAGCTGATATTAAAAACTCTACAGAATATAAAGATGCAACAGCTAATACAAGTATTTCCAATATTTATAACAATGTTTTAACAAAACAAAAGGATTTCTTTTTAAACATTTCATTATTAAAAGATCAAATTGCTGATGTTTGAGAATATAATGACAGTAATGCGATTGAAATAGCAACTTACTCAAGATATAGAATTAGTAACTATGAAGATTTTAATGTTTTATCTCAATCAAAACAATCCTTAGTAAATCAAAGACAAGATAGCAAAATTGCTTTAAATACAAATGATTCTATCGATACTTCAAAACTGTTTTCTTATAAAGGTTTACAAAAAGACAAATCTGGTTCAGGGGATATGGATTATTCAATTAATACATTGAAAAAACAATATTTAACCAAAGCGGGATGATTAGATAATACAACTTCAAAAATTCATAGTACAAATGATTTAAATAAAGCTACTTTTTTTAATGGTAAAAATGAAGTTAGTCTTACTTTAAAAGAAGAATCTAAAACCAAAACTAAATTTAACATTACAAAAGAAGATTTCAACTTAAATACAACTTCAATGGATGCAGATATTGATTATGAAATTAGTGCATTATATCCTGATTTTAATTTAAATTCAGTTGAAAAGGTTATTAATGTTGTCATTAAAATGACTTCTAAACAAAATACGCTATGAGTACACTTTTACAGTATAAATGTGGATTGGAGAAATGAAACAATAGTTTATACACCTGCAACAGATCAAAAAGTAAATGGTTATGTTTCTTCACTTTCTGTACAATCAAGTGATGGCAAAGCAATTAAAATGTCATATATCAATAAAATTGTTCCTTTAGCAGATGAAGTGGTGATTACAGGTGAAGGTGACAACAGAAAAATTAACGCTTACTTTACTTTAAACAACACACCATGATCAACTGATAAACAAAAAACACTTTTAGCTTTCGCATTAGTTACTTTAAATGATTCTTATTTAAATTCCGCTCTTAAATTCTTTGAGGACTTAGGATTTAAGGTAATAGATAAAAATACAAAAATTTTTTCATAA
- a CDS encoding HinT-interacting membrane complex protein P80, whose amino-acid sequence MSQTNNTKKSIKFFARLNSKSKKNNIDPEQKKKNKKRRNWIIGLSVFGVSALAIGLAIGLTIPKFVKLQPSLEAGEPVLYVQKADKSKVPLTVGEVEKVAKSFFNETDGELANTKREIIFYLYQQEYEASLVFQKAWDSSRKSGEASRSFKIDSLEEVKEKQLKTVNDDKRRFQTTFGVNNWEAEWLKELATDKYGKSATEEQAAEFLTLGAVKSTAFARWLPVMDTAFTKYDVEQRVVSEDIYKTNKDGTRGEIYLAKGDRVFKNIINTKNTTTNPLEINGFLPEVEGHEVLDTTKVTTFITKSFIDEYRNPQKLIEEYLNKISPVYNVSELIINAKPNETNTKEAWEISKKDVIDLLIYKITNFNNTNKTIEVKQTIELINDFKGNFGITTEEHENDTYLLNAINSSNNTNYLGGKPLRNIYDIFKDEDIQYANSFLKELFQPKDLTTNFFGDLLTKLRTALFGDNADEFLPNSSSLTNKTPFEIQELNTNIQKQINALNDTNFKNLVGDVFKNLFASDTNDFRVQTRYKIADDKWIALSSKGIHYMLVQNITNVNEFNKLVAKDAQLEANKIFDSKQKATTDLASIFSFYNDENQVFASMIKDVEVQNYVREKLKPNSTEAEWQKLLNSLLQTATKIQVSYFVDKATENQKKVETYIDTVIDNKLNSDYNFNTAIMDYAIKGSASGLSAKAEIYNTIKGRGKVNGQ is encoded by the coding sequence ATGAGCCAAACAAACAATACTAAAAAAAGTATTAAATTTTTTGCAAGACTAAATTCTAAAAGCAAAAAAAACAATATTGATCCAGAGCAGAAGAAAAAAAATAAAAAACGGAGAAATTGAATTATAGGACTTTCAGTTTTTGGAGTTTCAGCTCTAGCGATTGGTTTAGCTATTGGTTTAACAATTCCTAAATTTGTTAAATTACAACCTTCTTTAGAAGCTGGTGAACCTGTGCTTTATGTTCAAAAAGCTGATAAGAGTAAAGTTCCTTTAACTGTAGGTGAAGTAGAAAAAGTTGCAAAAAGTTTTTTTAATGAAACAGATGGTGAATTAGCAAATACAAAAAGAGAAATTATTTTTTATCTTTACCAACAAGAATATGAAGCTTCATTAGTTTTTCAAAAAGCATGAGATTCCTCACGTAAAAGTGGAGAAGCTTCTAGAAGCTTTAAAATTGACTCATTAGAAGAAGTAAAAGAAAAACAATTAAAAACCGTTAATGATGATAAAAGAAGATTTCAAACAACTTTCGGTGTTAACAACTGAGAAGCAGAATGATTAAAAGAACTAGCGACTGATAAATATGGAAAATCCGCTACAGAAGAACAAGCAGCAGAATTTTTAACTTTAGGTGCTGTAAAATCTACTGCTTTTGCAAGATGATTACCTGTAATGGATACAGCTTTTACTAAGTATGATGTAGAACAAAGAGTTGTAAGCGAAGATATTTATAAAACAAATAAAGATGGAACACGTGGTGAAATATATTTAGCTAAAGGTGATCGTGTTTTTAAAAATATAATAAATACAAAAAATACAACAACTAATCCACTGGAAATAAATGGATTTTTACCAGAAGTGGAGGGGCACGAAGTTTTAGATACAACTAAAGTTACTACTTTTATTACTAAATCATTTATTGATGAATATAGAAATCCTCAAAAACTAATTGAAGAATATTTAAATAAAATTAGTCCTGTTTATAATGTTTCTGAGTTGATTATTAATGCAAAACCTAATGAAACAAATACAAAAGAAGCATGAGAAATTAGCAAAAAAGATGTGATTGATTTATTAATATATAAAATTACAAACTTTAACAATACAAATAAAACTATTGAAGTAAAACAAACCATTGAGTTAATCAATGATTTTAAAGGTAATTTTGGAATTACTACAGAAGAACACGAAAATGACACGTATTTATTGAATGCAATTAATTCATCAAATAACACAAATTACTTAGGTGGAAAACCACTAAGAAATATTTATGATATTTTCAAAGATGAAGATATTCAATATGCTAACTCATTTTTAAAAGAATTATTCCAACCTAAAGATTTAACCACAAACTTTTTTGGTGATTTATTAACAAAATTAAGAACTGCCTTATTCGGAGATAATGCTGATGAATTTCTTCCTAATTCAAGTTCTTTAACAAATAAAACTCCTTTTGAAATTCAAGAGTTAAATACAAATATACAAAAGCAAATTAATGCTTTAAATGATACAAACTTCAAAAATTTAGTAGGTGATGTATTTAAAAATTTATTTGCTTCTGACACAAATGATTTTAGAGTACAAACAAGATATAAAATTGCTGATGATAAATGGATAGCTTTATCATCAAAGGGAATTCATTACATGCTAGTACAAAATATTACAAATGTTAATGAATTTAATAAATTGGTTGCTAAAGACGCTCAACTTGAAGCAAATAAAATTTTTGATAGTAAGCAAAAAGCTACTACTGATTTAGCTTCAATTTTTAGCTTTTATAATGATGAAAACCAAGTGTTTGCTTCTATGATTAAAGATGTAGAAGTACAAAATTATGTTCGTGAAAAATTAAAACCTAACAGTACTGAAGCAGAATGACAAAAATTATTAAATTCATTATTACAAACAGCTACAAAAATTCAAGTTTCTTACTTTGTAGATAAAGCTACTGAAAATCAGAAAAAAGTAGAAACATATATTGATACTGTAATAGACAATAAATTAAATTCTGATTATAATTTTAATACAGCAATTATGGATTATGCTATTAAAGGAAGCGCATCAGGACTTTCTGCAAAAGCTGAAATATACAATACAATTAAAGGAAGAGGAAAAGTTAATGGCCAATAA
- a CDS encoding phosphotransferase codes for MKTQIKTGHTNISYHKDNLFIQEKIKNPFNHNIDYSILEKFDFVPKLIFNSPAEIHWEWIEGKQLEITNDTIVKMAHLMKTIHNSKLDFPASNHAARVKAYRKILNEKNINLEILNKYYKKINLILKNMDKNTPLHNDLWDRNILVDKNNKIWIVDWEYATKGDKHFDLAYFIESCRLTDQQETLLLNEYDDYDYEYIIQQKIFVNYLIILWIWAQKIKPFDDKEFHEKIEFLVLELERYKKKWNTK; via the coding sequence ATGAAGACACAAATAAAAACTGGTCATACAAATATTTCATATCACAAAGATAATTTATTTATTCAAGAAAAAATTAAAAACCCTTTTAATCATAATATTGACTATTCTATTTTAGAAAAATTTGATTTTGTTCCAAAATTAATTTTTAATTCTCCTGCAGAAATTCATTGAGAATGGATTGAAGGAAAACAATTAGAAATTACTAATGACACCATCGTAAAAATGGCGCATTTGATGAAAACGATTCATAATTCTAAATTAGATTTTCCTGCATCCAATCATGCAGCTAGAGTCAAGGCTTATAGAAAAATATTGAATGAAAAAAATATAAATTTAGAAATTTTAAATAAATACTATAAAAAAATTAATTTAATTTTGAAAAACATGGATAAAAATACTCCATTACATAACGATTTATGAGATAGAAATATTTTAGTAGATAAAAATAACAAGATATGAATTGTGGATTGAGAATATGCAACAAAAGGAGATAAACATTTTGATTTAGCTTATTTTATTGAAAGTTGCAGATTAACAGACCAACAGGAAACCTTACTATTAAATGAATATGATGACTATGATTATGAATACATCATCCAGCAAAAAATATTTGTAAATTACTTAATTATTTTATGAATTTGAGCTCAAAAAATAAAACCCTTTGATGATAAAGAATTTCATGAAAAAATCGAATTTTTAGTTTTAGAATTGGAAAGATATAAAAAAAAATGAAATACTAAATAA
- a CDS encoding BMP family ABC transporter substrate-binding protein, with amino-acid sequence MLDKIKNKKSKFLLFPALAVTSVVGFVIVACAPAEQVKVTNINTSSEKFILPEDLTVDKLPKIAVITDKGQITDRSFNQSVYEAANEIKAQIEGLKPEFKGKVTVQSLKPGEAGEYEDFRRQYDVALRGGFKYWFLPGFAHADYIGRFWADNKQKMEELGVIIFTIDSAPETSTNAATPATPKGSTVSFNFKVHEAAFIAGYAAAKYVSETYEKKEDRILATFGGADAPGVTNFNRGYLSGIAAWNDTVDSDKRVKMNTENIPLNSGFSPNQITPVAKNSIIGGVKMILPVAGPGTKTTADMIRQEKQDTLVIGVDVDQSKETKQNTGLFFTSIEKNMGQALYDVFRDIFNGKIKPGTENTTFNKGLADKWAVLSEPTLSDATKQARAKAAIKAAEDFYNDAKNKTKIDELLKNNEDLGFQLQTYLNNLAKQINSKFNSTAPAESTTAKA; translated from the coding sequence ATGCTAGATAAAATTAAGAATAAAAAATCAAAGTTCCTATTATTTCCAGCCTTGGCTGTAACCTCAGTTGTGGGATTTGTAATTGTAGCTTGTGCGCCAGCCGAACAAGTTAAGGTTACCAATATCAATACATCATCTGAAAAATTTATACTGCCAGAAGATTTAACAGTTGATAAATTGCCAAAAATTGCAGTTATTACTGATAAAGGTCAAATTACAGACAGATCATTTAATCAATCAGTTTATGAAGCGGCTAACGAGATTAAAGCTCAAATTGAAGGATTAAAACCTGAATTTAAAGGCAAAGTAACAGTACAATCTCTTAAACCTGGTGAAGCTGGAGAATACGAAGATTTCCGTAGACAATATGATGTTGCATTAAGAGGAGGATTCAAGTATTGATTCTTACCAGGATTTGCTCATGCTGACTACATTGGTAGATTTTGAGCTGATAACAAACAAAAAATGGAAGAACTTGGTGTAATTATATTCACAATAGATAGTGCACCAGAAACTTCAACAAATGCAGCTACACCTGCTACACCAAAAGGATCAACAGTTTCATTTAACTTTAAAGTTCATGAAGCTGCATTTATTGCAGGATATGCTGCTGCTAAATATGTATCAGAAACATATGAGAAAAAAGAAGACAGAATTCTTGCAACTTTTGGTGGAGCAGATGCTCCTGGTGTAACTAATTTTAATAGAGGATATTTATCAGGTATTGCTGCATGAAATGATACTGTAGATAGTGACAAGAGAGTTAAAATGAATACAGAAAATATTCCTTTAAACTCAGGATTTAGTCCAAATCAAATAACTCCTGTAGCTAAAAACTCAATTATTGGTGGAGTAAAAATGATTCTTCCAGTAGCAGGACCAGGTACAAAAACTACAGCCGATATGATTAGACAAGAAAAACAAGATACACTTGTAATTGGTGTTGATGTCGATCAGTCAAAAGAAACAAAACAAAATACAGGGTTATTCTTTACTTCTATTGAAAAAAATATGGGTCAAGCTCTTTATGATGTATTTAGAGATATTTTTAATGGAAAAATTAAACCAGGAACTGAAAATACAACATTTAATAAAGGGTTAGCCGATAAGTGAGCAGTGCTTTCTGAACCTACTTTATCAGATGCTACTAAACAAGCACGTGCTAAAGCAGCAATTAAAGCTGCAGAAGATTTTTACAATGACGCAAAAAACAAAACAAAAATCGATGAGCTGTTAAAAAATAATGAAGATTTAGGATTCCAATTGCAAACTTATTTAAATAACTTAGCAAAACAAATTAATTCAAAATTTAATTCAACCGCTCCTGCAGAATCTACAACCGCTAAAGCTTAA
- a CDS encoding ABC transporter ATP-binding protein — translation MTNQMAVEFINVTKEFGEIKANEKISFKVKKGNIHAIIGENGAGKSTLMSMLFGLYERDYGSIFINGKEIYFKNPFEANEAGIGMVHQHFKLVEVYTNLQNIVLGFETETQFKTVNWKLAELKIKKLQDKYNLHFDLKEKTGNATVATQQKVEIMKMLYKNADILIFDEPTAVLNDHEIQGLLKTMKLFKKNGKTILFISHKLNEIKQVCDQATVIRLGKVVKNFDDLKNVEVKELARAMVGHDIDMPKNFDEAKRDKLVLEFQNVSAKGNKQVKNISFKLHAGEILAIAGVEGNGQEEIEFLVSGMLKPKSGKILRTTYEDKTPKTVDITNFSVKQKWQNKINYVPGDRHKYGLVLDMNVIDNSILRMLYHKKTSVFGFIKNKFKNNLSNQILQDFDVRGARGGMSFARSLSGGNQQKTIVGREITNEHEILLVVQPTRGLDVGAINLIHQKIIEQRNKGTAILLISYELDEVLSLADSILVVNKGEIVDSGNKKVITRESIGMMMAGTYKKKEVKGEEMHE, via the coding sequence ATGACGAATCAAATGGCTGTAGAATTTATTAATGTTACTAAAGAATTTGGAGAAATTAAAGCAAATGAAAAAATTTCTTTCAAAGTAAAAAAAGGCAATATCCATGCAATTATTGGAGAAAATGGAGCAGGCAAATCTACTTTAATGTCCATGCTTTTTGGATTATATGAAAGAGATTATGGTTCGATTTTTATAAATGGCAAAGAGATATATTTTAAAAATCCCTTTGAAGCTAATGAAGCTGGAATTGGAATGGTGCACCAACATTTTAAGCTTGTTGAAGTTTATACCAATTTACAAAATATTGTTTTAGGTTTTGAAACAGAAACTCAATTTAAAACTGTAAATTGAAAATTGGCTGAATTAAAAATTAAAAAACTTCAAGATAAATATAATTTGCATTTTGATTTAAAAGAAAAAACAGGTAATGCAACAGTTGCAACTCAGCAAAAAGTTGAGATCATGAAAATGCTTTACAAAAATGCAGATATTTTAATTTTTGATGAACCCACTGCTGTGTTAAATGATCACGAAATACAAGGTTTATTAAAAACTATGAAATTGTTTAAAAAGAATGGAAAAACAATTTTATTTATTTCTCATAAGTTAAATGAAATCAAACAAGTTTGTGATCAAGCAACAGTAATTAGATTAGGAAAAGTTGTTAAAAACTTCGATGATTTAAAAAATGTAGAAGTCAAAGAATTGGCACGAGCAATGGTTGGTCATGACATTGATATGCCTAAAAACTTTGATGAAGCTAAACGTGATAAATTAGTTTTAGAATTTCAAAATGTATCAGCAAAAGGTAATAAACAAGTAAAAAATATTAGTTTTAAATTACATGCAGGTGAAATTCTGGCAATTGCTGGTGTTGAAGGAAATGGTCAAGAAGAAATTGAATTTCTTGTTAGTGGAATGCTGAAACCTAAATCAGGAAAAATTTTAAGAACTACTTATGAAGATAAAACACCTAAAACTGTAGATATCACAAATTTTTCTGTAAAGCAAAAATGACAAAACAAAATTAATTATGTTCCTGGAGATCGACACAAATACGGATTAGTTTTAGATATGAATGTGATAGATAACTCAATCCTAAGAATGTTGTATCACAAAAAAACTTCTGTTTTTGGATTTATCAAAAATAAATTCAAAAATAATTTAAGTAACCAAATTCTTCAAGATTTTGACGTCAGAGGAGCTAGAGGTGGAATGTCTTTTGCTAGATCTCTTTCAGGAGGTAATCAACAAAAAACTATTGTAGGAAGAGAAATTACTAATGAACATGAAATATTATTAGTTGTGCAACCTACACGTGGCTTAGACGTTGGAGCGATTAACTTAATCCACCAAAAAATCATAGAACAAAGAAACAAAGGAACCGCAATCCTTTTAATTTCTTATGAGTTAGATGAAGTACTTTCACTTGCTGACTCTATTTTAGTAGTTAATAAAGGTGAAATAGTTGATTCAGGAAACAAAAAAGTTATTACTCGTGAATCAATTGGAATGATGATGGCAGGAACATACAAGAAAAAAGAAGTAAAAGGGGAGGAAATGCATGAATAA